One window of the Kosakonia cowanii JCM 10956 = DSM 18146 genome contains the following:
- a CDS encoding PIN domain-containing protein: MNHTPYPVLLDACVLYPSFLRDLLIRLGLTGLYQPKWSASIENEWQRNLLANRTDLIEDQIKRTATLMNKAFPDAMVTGFEPLINSIDLPDVDDRHVAAAAVRSNAEIIVTLNLRDFPAPALDAFGIEALHPDDFVMDLFDLNSALVLSAVTTQRSSLRKPPVSVDDYLEALLKQGMAQTVKELSKYRILI, translated from the coding sequence ATGAACCACACGCCTTATCCCGTACTTTTAGATGCTTGCGTACTGTACCCGTCATTTCTACGGGATTTACTGATTCGATTGGGGCTGACCGGGTTGTACCAACCAAAATGGTCAGCCAGTATCGAAAATGAGTGGCAACGTAACCTTTTAGCAAACAGAACGGATCTAATTGAAGATCAAATTAAACGCACTGCCACGTTAATGAATAAAGCCTTTCCTGATGCGATGGTCACCGGCTTTGAGCCTCTGATTAATAGCATTGATTTACCTGATGTAGATGATCGGCATGTTGCCGCAGCAGCTGTCCGTAGCAATGCTGAAATCATTGTGACGTTGAATCTTAGAGATTTTCCGGCACCTGCTCTTGATGCCTTTGGTATCGAAGCGTTGCATCCCGACGATTTTGTTATGGATTTATTCGATTTAAATAGTGCACTTGTGCTTTCGGCCGTAACTACGCAGCGCAGTAGTTTACGGAAACCGCCCGTGTCGGTTGATGATTATCTAGAAGCCCTGCTAAAGCAAGGTATGGCGCAAACCGTAAAAGAATTAAGCAAATACCGCATACTGATTTAG
- a CDS encoding TraX family protein, with protein sequence MHTLSARIQALPEQVRAGLNLSPAAADWLKVLALLAMLVDHTNTLLLPHLQPELYALGRTAFPLFVLIWARNVFHNPHRLQTRSNRMWLWAIVTQPFFSLAFADHDPWYALNILFVFAGATQLLAWTHRFRMRGLIAGLVLLSLMVWPLSFASYGLSGLVLALSLVTFLHSPPGRMSGVAALMAIIALLAINSQHVTQAPAVVMVLSILPTCFLPAAAVGLVRTLKDGHERRFMPAMFFYMAYAGHLFILVLITRLCLL encoded by the coding sequence ATGCACACACTGAGTGCGAGAATACAGGCATTACCGGAACAGGTCAGGGCCGGACTGAATTTAAGCCCCGCAGCGGCCGACTGGCTGAAAGTGCTCGCCCTGCTGGCCATGCTGGTCGATCACACAAACACACTGCTGCTGCCACACCTGCAGCCGGAACTTTACGCGCTGGGACGCACGGCCTTCCCCCTGTTCGTGCTCATCTGGGCGCGCAACGTGTTTCACAATCCGCACCGGCTCCAGACGCGGTCAAACAGGATGTGGCTGTGGGCAATTGTCACGCAGCCGTTCTTTTCCCTCGCCTTTGCCGACCACGACCCGTGGTATGCCCTCAACATTCTGTTCGTGTTCGCCGGCGCGACGCAGCTGCTGGCGTGGACTCACCGCTTCCGGATGCGCGGTCTAATTGCCGGTCTGGTGTTGCTCAGTCTGATGGTCTGGCCGCTGTCCTTCGCCAGTTACGGTCTGTCCGGGCTCGTTCTGGCTCTCTCGCTGGTAACGTTTCTGCATTCACCACCGGGACGAATGTCCGGAGTAGCAGCCCTGATGGCTATTATTGCGCTTCTGGCAATCAACAGTCAGCATGTCACACAGGCACCGGCAGTGGTGATGGTGCTGTCCATCCTGCCCACGTGTTTTCTGCCGGCCGCCGCTGTCGGTCTGGTCCGCACACTGAAAGACGGCCACGAACGGCGATTCATGCCCGCGATGTTCTTCTACATGGCTTATGCCGGTCATCTCTTTATTCTTGTGCTGATAACCCGGCTATGCTTGCTCTAG
- a CDS encoding DUF1493 family protein has translation MLDTTEQRIYELIKPWCGRSWLTRRAPELTGETSLNITLKMDPEDTAELLVTLFSEFGLNPDDVDLSVYYPRRRGQEIPLTIDMLVSSVRSGKWLYK, from the coding sequence ATGTTAGATACCACCGAGCAGCGGATTTATGAATTAATAAAACCCTGGTGCGGGCGGAGCTGGCTGACACGCCGGGCACCTGAGCTTACTGGCGAAACCTCTCTCAACATAACACTGAAAATGGATCCGGAAGACACCGCCGAGCTACTGGTGACGCTGTTCAGTGAATTCGGCCTGAATCCTGATGATGTCGATCTCAGTGTTTATTATCCCCGCCGGCGCGGACAGGAAATCCCTTTAACCATCGACATGCTGGTCTCTTCAGTCAGATCCGGGAAATGGCTCTATAAGTGA
- a CDS encoding cadherin-like beta sandwich domain-containing protein: MRCASFFRRTTVGLTTAFVIFCSVPVAFALSNGCAAVNALSGSSILDFSTNRYPASDFATGDALTLSFTDSGGAYGGSAAMADSVSIARYNLSSFQTYNAASSPSSSPHTETITVPSGSLEANGVALRAKTSNGQISNLVFSCTSASVISADATLSDLKLSSGTLSPSFSVATSSYSASVASSVSSVTVTPVVTESHATVTVDGTAVASGSASQSVSLTSGSTTRHFRRRHGAGRYDPGRIRSASLARKPPRFRQAAAATVAADSTNNVIRSP; the protein is encoded by the coding sequence ATGCGCTGTGCCAGCTTTTTCAGGCGGACAACTGTCGGCCTGACCACCGCTTTTGTCATATTTTGTTCTGTGCCAGTCGCCTTCGCGCTGTCAAACGGCTGCGCCGCGGTAAATGCCCTCTCGGGCTCCTCCATCCTTGACTTCAGCACAAACCGCTACCCGGCTTCTGACTTTGCGACCGGTGATGCCCTGACGCTGAGCTTTACCGACAGCGGTGGGGCATACGGTGGAAGCGCGGCGATGGCTGACAGCGTCAGCATTGCGCGTTACAACCTCAGCAGTTTCCAGACCTACAATGCCGCCAGCTCTCCCAGTAGCTCGCCTCACACCGAGACTATCACCGTGCCCTCAGGCAGCCTTGAGGCAAACGGCGTCGCCCTACGCGCCAAGACGTCGAACGGTCAGATAAGCAATCTGGTGTTCAGCTGCACCAGCGCCTCCGTCATCTCCGCCGACGCCACGCTTTCCGATCTGAAGCTTTCGTCAGGCACGTTGTCACCATCCTTCAGCGTCGCAACCAGCAGTTACAGCGCCTCGGTCGCCAGCAGCGTGTCATCCGTCACTGTCACCCCCGTTGTTACCGAGAGCCACGCCACCGTGACAGTAGACGGCACCGCCGTCGCATCCGGCTCGGCGTCCCAGTCCGTCAGCCTGACATCCGGCAGCACAACCAGGCATTTCCGTCGTCGTCACGGCGCAGGACGGTACGACCCGGGGCGTATACGCTCAGCGTCACTCGCGCGGAAGCCGCCCCGGTTTCGTCAGGCAGCCGCCGCTACCGTAGCCGCTGACAGCACGAACAACGTCATACGCTCTCCCTGA
- a CDS encoding STM2901 family protein, which translates to MDTTEELNGTYFYAGRSNLTASGLLFMIFCEQFAEQLEVDDFGAIVAVLSGRRNITTRTKPADALEGTSRASKAARKVFGNRKFPLGIKLPTLVGLPPFTLRLHMTRKIGTFVGRAIPVVGWIILARDVSEIMFNTITVYNAIARGDDKLC; encoded by the coding sequence ATGGACACCACTGAAGAGTTAAATGGGACGTATTTTTACGCGGGCAGATCAAACCTGACGGCCAGTGGGCTTTTATTCATGATTTTTTGTGAGCAGTTCGCCGAGCAGCTGGAAGTAGATGACTTCGGGGCGATAGTGGCTGTGCTCAGTGGAAGGCGCAACATTACCACGCGAACAAAACCGGCTGACGCGCTTGAAGGGACCTCCCGGGCCTCGAAAGCCGCCCGTAAAGTGTTTGGAAACAGGAAATTCCCGCTAGGTATAAAACTGCCCACCCTTGTCGGTCTCCCCCCGTTCACGCTCAGACTGCACATGACCCGTAAAATAGGTACCTTTGTCGGACGCGCCATTCCTGTTGTTGGCTGGATAATTCTGGCCAGGGATGTGTCAGAGATTATGTTTAACACCATTACGGTTTATAACGCGATAGCGCGCGGGGATGACAAGTTATGTTAG
- a CDS encoding Ig-like domain-containing protein yields MTLVSSPAHGQRDGQRDSVIYTPGAGYSGSDSFIWNASNSGGTSSDATVSLTVTPPVLKVTPASGALTAAIVGNAWSQNLTVSGGTSPWTWSATALPAGITLDASVGTLSGTPSAAGSYSLQVTATDANGATGSASYTLVVSAASPVASDSTATVAANSSSNPVTLSLSGGTASSLSIVSPPAHGSLAVSGLTVSYTPATGYAGSDGFTYTASNSSGTSASARVSLTVTPVLLTLSPAAALCLRPRRAAAGARR; encoded by the coding sequence GTGACGCTGGTCTCCTCACCGGCGCACGGGCAGCGCGACGGTCAGCGGGACTCGGTGATTTACACGCCCGGAGCCGGCTATTCAGGCAGCGACAGCTTTATCTGGAATGCGTCTAACAGCGGCGGCACCTCTTCCGATGCCACCGTATCTCTGACGGTTACCCCTCCGGTACTAAAGGTGACGCCGGCATCAGGCGCGCTGACCGCTGCCATTGTGGGGAACGCGTGGTCACAGAATCTGACGGTTTCCGGCGGCACCTCTCCCTGGACCTGGTCCGCCACCGCACTGCCCGCCGGGATCACGCTCGACGCATCGGTCGGCACGCTGTCCGGAACGCCCTCTGCCGCAGGCAGCTACAGCCTCCAGGTCACCGCAACGGATGCGAACGGTGCGACCGGCAGCGCCAGCTATACGCTGGTCGTCAGCGCCGCCTCACCGGTGGCCAGCGACAGCACGGCAACCGTGGCCGCCAACAGCAGCAGCAATCCGGTCACGCTCAGTCTCTCCGGCGGAACGGCCAGCTCGCTCAGCATTGTGAGCCCGCCGGCTCACGGCAGCCTGGCCGTTTCGGGTCTGACGGTGTCCTATACGCCTGCCACAGGGTATGCGGGCAGCGACGGCTTTACCTATACTGCCTCCAACAGCAGCGGCACTTCCGCCAGCGCCCGCGTGTCGCTGACCGTGACGCCGGTGCTGCTGACGTTGTCACCGGCAGCGGCGCTCTGCCTCCGGCCACGTCGGGCAGCAGCTGGAGCCAGACGCTGA
- a CDS encoding helix-turn-helix domain-containing protein, whose translation MTNSILDSLSLPAKGEIEAAVRGQRELAVYLSTKMETQKISIQDADNVTHQIELPTSSLTLLMSILGELALGNAVQVVPVHAELTTQEAANILNVSRPHMVKLLEDGKLPFHKTGRHRRVLFADLMKYKGQRDSDSNKAMQELADLSQELGLY comes from the coding sequence ATGACAAACTCAATTCTTGATAGCCTTAGCCTTCCGGCTAAAGGGGAGATTGAGGCAGCTGTACGTGGACAAAGGGAGCTTGCCGTCTACCTCTCCACAAAAATGGAAACACAGAAAATTTCGATTCAGGATGCAGATAACGTAACTCATCAAATCGAATTACCGACGTCTTCACTGACATTGCTTATGTCGATTTTGGGTGAACTAGCACTTGGTAACGCGGTGCAAGTCGTTCCTGTGCATGCTGAATTGACCACGCAGGAAGCCGCCAATATTCTAAATGTTTCACGCCCTCATATGGTGAAACTGCTCGAAGATGGGAAGCTTCCTTTTCATAAAACAGGTCGCCATCGCCGCGTGCTTTTCGCCGATTTGATGAAGTACAAAGGTCAGCGAGATAGCGATAGCAATAAAGCTATGCAGGAGTTGGCAGATCTAAGCCAAGAGCTTGGACTTTACTAA